The Paenibacillus spongiae nucleotide sequence AATCCGATCAGGAATGCGATGATGACAATGGAGTTGAAGCCGGCTCCGAACCAAATGATGATGATCGGCGCGATCGCTACGATCGGGATCGTCTGCAGCACGATCGCATATGGATAGACGCTACGCTCGACAGTCTTGGACAGCGCCAGCAATACCGCAAACAAGATGCCGAGCACGGTGCTGATCAGGAAACCGATGATCGCTTCCAGAATGGTCGTGCTGACGGATACGAGCAGGTTGGTCCACTTCTCTTGTACCGCCATCGCGATGTCACTCGGCTTCGGGACGATATAAGGCTCGAGGCCGACCGCCCGGACCACCCCCTCCCACAAACCGACAAATACGATGAATACTGCCATCGGCGGACCGATCCGCAGCATGATCCTCGCGAATAGATTTTTCTTGCCCGGCGCAGCGGGCTTTGCCTTGCGCTCCACCGCTGGCGCCATCGCCTTCGCAGCATCCGGCGCAACCCGCTGCGCCGCCGCCGGATACGTTTGTTCCGTCGCCATGTTCATTCTCCTCCCTTTGCGATATCTCGCCATTCAATGCTTCAAGGCAGCCGACACCGTCCCGACATACTCGCTGAATTCATGCTTGCTGCGGAAATCCTCCCCGCGTGGAAAAGGGGCGCGGACCGGAATGATTTCATCGATCTTGCCCGGACGCGGCGTCATGACGACGACTCGGGAAGACAAGTAGACCGCTTCGAACACATTATGGGTGATGAACAATACGGTCATGCTCTTCTCCCGCTCCCAAATGCCGAGCAGCTCGTTCTGCAGCGTCTGGCGCGTAATTTCATCCAGCGCGCCGAACGGTTCGTCCATGAGAAGCAGCTTCGGGCGCGAGATGAGCGCCCGGGCAATCGATACCCGCATCTTCATCCCGCCCGACAGCTGGCGCGGAAGAACCCGCGTATAATCTTTGAGCCCAACCAGCTCCAGCACCCGTTCGCCCTCCTCGATGCGCTCCTTCTTCGGAACGCCCCGCAGGCTTAGCGGCAGCGTGACATTGTCGATCAGCTTCGACCATGGTAGAAGCGTATGATCCTGAAAGACGAAGGCGATTTCGTTATGTTTGCGCGCTTCCTTCGGCGTCGTTCCAAGCACGGTCATGTGACCTTCCGTCGGCGCCGTCAGCCCCGCGATCATATTGAATATCGTCGATTTGCCGCATCCGGACGGTCCGACGAAGCAGAGGAACTCCCCTTCGCCCACCGTCAGCGTCGCGTTCTGCACCGCAACGGTCCCGTTCGGATACACTTTCCCCACGTTGTTCAGTTCGACCAGCGGCCGGACGATCTCCGCCCCGGCGCTTAGCATGTCGGCCATGCGCATTGCCATGCTGTCCACCTCCCTAATGATGTCCGGTTATCCGGCCAATTCGATTCGATTTGCCTCCCTTGGGACTCAAGCTTATTTTGTCGGCAAAAATTCCGTCGTGAACGCCTTGCTGACGTCCTGCGAAGCTTTCAATAAACCGAGATCGAGCAGCGTCTTGTTCATCTCTTCCCATCGTTCCGTTGACATATAGCCGACGCCATGTTCAGCGGCATCCCCTTCATACACCAGCGGCTGAAGCGCTTCTGCCCCGTATTCCATGACATCCACCGGATTATCCGGATTCGCTTTGGAGAGAGCCGGAATGATATCGCGCCAATTCAACTTGAAATCTTCCCATCCTTTGGCTGTCGCCTCGACGAACGCCTTCACGACCTCCGGATGCTCCTTCAGGAACGATTCCGTCGTATAGATCAGGTTGCCGTACGGGCTAAAGCCGAAGTCCGCATTGAGCAAATATTTCGTTTCAATCCCTTTCTGCTTGACGACGTAAGGCTCGGATGTAATATAGCTTTGGGTGACGGCTGTCTTATCGTTCAGAAATAGAGAAAGATCGCCGGAGTACTTGACTTGCGTCACATCATCCAGCTTATAGGCCTTTTTGAAATATTCCCAGAAGGGCGAGCCGCTGCCGACATAAACCTTGCGCCCGTTCAAATCCTCCATCCCTTCGATCGGCTGGTCGGCATGATAGAGGAGCGCCTGCGGACTCTTCTGAAACGTTCCGAAAATCGCGACGAGCGGCAGGCCCTGTTCCCGCGCCAGCAGCACTTCATCGGAGCTCCCCATGCCGAATTCGGCTTTGCCCGAGGCAACCAGCTGCGTAGCGGATACGCCGGGACCGCCGGACTGGATCGTCATATCGAGGCCCGCATCCTTGTAATACCCTTTCTCTAAAGCGGCGTAGTTGCCGCCATGCTCCGGCTGGGCGAACCAGTTGGTCACTTGAGTCACTTTGACTGGTTCCTTCTTCTCTGTCCCGCCGCCGGATTCGTTCGTTCCGCCTTCGGCCTCCCCATTCGCCTCATTCGACTTCGTTCCGCAGCCGGCTAGCGCGGCGGCACTCAATAATAGCAACACGACGATCAGAGACGCAGTCTTCCAAGATTTCTTTGTTTTCATAGTTTCCCTCCTCAAAGTTTTGCGAAGCTCTGCATCTCGCCTATTCTTCACAGCAAAACTTGCTTCGGAAGCATCGACTCTTGTTTTGCGAAGCTCTGCATCTCGCCTATTCTTCACAGCAAAACTCGCTTCGGAAGCATCGACTCTTGTTTTGCGAAGCACTGCATCTCATCTATTCTCCGCAGCAAAACTCGCTTCGGAAGCATCGACTCTTGTTTTGCGAAGCACTGCATCTCGCCTATTCTTCGCAGCAAAACTCGCTTCGGAAGCATCAATCCTTGTTTTGCGACGCGATACTCCCTCGTCTATTCTCCACAGCAAAACTTGCTCATCCCTCTATGATTTATCTCGGCATCTCAGCGGAGCCGACAGCCGGCGCCGCAGCCGACCATTCTCTCCTTACGGCAGCGCTGACCCAGCGGCCGTTCGAGACGACCCATCGGGACGGCGACTCCTCGATAAACAACCGTTGGACTGATCGCGCGTCGACGATGACGAAGCTGGCCGGCAGGCCTTCGCGGATGCCGTAATCCTCCAGCTGCATAATCGCGGCGGGGACTTCGGTAATCATCCGGAGCAGCGCCCGAAGCTCGTCGGCCCCTCCCATGTGGGCGGCATAGGAAGCGATCGTCGCGATTTGCACGAGATCCGCGCGGCCGAACGGATGGAACGGGTCCTGGATATTATCCGACGCCACCGCGACGGGCACGCCTGCCGCGAGCAGCTCCTTCACCCGCGTCACGCCCCGCCGGATGGGGCCGCAGTCTTCCCGGCCCTGCAAATATAAATTCACGGCCGGCAGCGTCACCGCCGCCAACCTGGCCTCGGCCATCAGGCCGATAATTTCGCCGGCCTCGCCGGGCGGCATGGAAGCGAGCGAACACAGATGTCCGGCCGTCGCTCTGCCGCCGTATTCGTATTCGATGGTGCGGTGCGCGATTGGAACGACCGTTCTTCGGGCCGGATCGTCGCTTTCGTCCGCATGAAAATCGACGGGAACCCCGTATCGCGAAGCCAAGGCGAATATACGCGAAATTTCCGTTTTCGGATCGCTGCCCAGATGGGGCGCACCGCCCAGACCGTCCATTCCGAGCTTCAGAAGCTCTTCCGCGGCCTCCACGCCCGCAGCGCCCATTCGCTCAAACGAACACATCGGGATCAATTGGAGGCTGATCCTGCCCTTCAATTCTTCCCTTGCCTCCAAAGCGGCTTCCATCGTTCGGAAGGCGATCTCGCGTCCCTGGTTCAGATGGAAGTCCAGATGCGTCCGGATATGCGTCGTGCCCCGGGACAGCGCCATCAAGGCGGTTGATACGATCCGCTGCTTGATCTCCGCTTTGGTAAAGCCGGCCACCTTGGCGCCGTAATTGTCGATCGCTTCCCGCAGCGTCCCCGACCGGTTGCCGACTGCGGCTATGGACGTCGCTTTGTCCAAATGCATATGCGCGTCCACAAAACCGGGCAGCACCATCCTTCCCTCCAAATCGATCGGCCTGCCGGTTTCAGGCAGTCCTTCGATATCCGACAGACGCACCGCATTCGCCGTACAAACGTCTTCATCCTGAACGGCGACGGAGGTCCAGCGGCCTCCCTGCGCATGCATAGCATACAAGCGGCTCTCGTCCTCCAGCGGAAGCGAGGCGTTAATCAACTGGATCTCCATGTCCCCCACCTCCATTGCCGATTATGATGCGTCCGCATCCGACACGACGATTTTGCCGGGATTGAGCAGCTGCCGCGGATCGTTGCTCCGCTTGCGAAGCCGCATGCCGTCGATCTCGCCCCGCCCTCCGTCGTCCAACACCCACGTATGCGGATTGGAAACCGGAACGCCGATCGATTCGAAATAGCCGATGATTTCGTTCAGCCGCTCCTCGGTCGTATACCGGATAATCGGGAGGATTGCCGGCGCGATGGTTCCTCTGGCTTTCATCCATTCCTGATGAATCAGCACTTCGCTGCCGAACCGGGTTTTTATCCTATCAAGCTGCTGCATAAAGCCGGTTGCGGAGAGACCCGCCTGCAAATAAGTCAACGTCGGGTCGGTCTTGATCGCCCACAGCGTCGTATGATTCCAGGTGAAATCGGACAGACTGATGCTCTTCTTGTAGCTCGAAGCTTCAATCCGGTGACCGCATCGCCCGCCCGCCTGCTGCGCAACCTCCTGAAGCGCCGGACTCGCGCTTTCTTCTATCTCCAGCAGCACGGCCGCCGCGCCGGGCTCCAGCACTTTAATAAGCGGTTTGAAAAACTGCGGGATCGGCCATTCCATGACGCTGACCAGCCTTTTGCCCACACTTTCGTCCTTCGACAGCCGCTCGGCAAAGAGCGTCGCTTCCTCCAGCGTGTCAAAGTGTACGACGTTCTGCTGCCACTCCTTGGCCGGGGCAAGCGGAATGACCAGCTCCGTAAGGACGCCCGTCGTGCCGTAGCTGTGAATATAATCCAGCAGCTCGCCGCCCGATACGACCAGCTTGCGCGGCTGTTCTTCCAGCGTGTAGACGGTCGCTTCCAGCACATTGCCGTCCCACAGGTTGCCCCACGTAATCGAGCCGATCCCGCCGGAGCCGCCGGAAACGAAGCCGCCGACTGTCGCAACCATGTACGTGCTCGGGTAAATTCTCAGCTCTTGCCCGTGCTTGCGCGCTTCCTTCTCGATTAGCCCCATCTTCACGCCGCATTGGACGCGGGCATAGCCGTTTCCGATTTCGCGGATCGCATCGAGTCCGCTCACATCGAGCACGATGCCGCCCGAGAGCGGGACGGCCTGGCCGTAGTTGCCGGTTCCCGCTCCCCGTACCGTCACCGGAATCCGGTTCCGGTACGCGAAGGACAGGACGGCGGCAACTTCTTCCTCGCTTGCCGCGGCGACGATGCCCTCGGCGACCTTCTCCTTCAGCTTCGCTTCCAGCACCGGAGAATACCAATAATAGTCCTTGGACAACTTTTCCTTTACACGTTTCTCCGTGATGAACCGCTCGCCGACCAGCTCCGACATTTCTTTCGCCCACTCGACCGCCACAGCCATCCCCTCCTGCTCCCATTGGATTGTTTTTTGAAATTTCTGAATATTAAATCAATACTACCCCCTCATATCCCGCCTTCACGGCACTCTACACGTTGACCGCAGCTCCGTTCTTAACGTCTTCCATATTGAACCGCATAATCGCCATCAATCCTTCCGCCAGCAGCTTTCCGCCCTTCCGGAACATCGTCCTCCCGCTTTCGGCCGAAGCCAGCTTGGCATTGCCCGAGATGCCGGACGCCGATATATCGTCGATGACCCATGCGAACGCCCTGCGCTTGAACTGCAGAAAATCGGATTCCGGAAAATTCGGCCTCTCCTCGGTAGCGAGCTCCATATGGACCCAATGCTCGCGCGCCGCCAGGATGAGCGAGGTTTCGACCGCGCCGCCGTGGATGCCGGTCATTAGCTCCTCCTCGTCGAAGCTGTCGTCCGCATAACCGAAGCCGGGATCGAGCCGGAAGACGGCGAGCCCCGTGTCGATGCGGATTTCCCGTGCCATCATCCCCAGCAGATCGGTGTTTCCTCCATGCGTATTAACTAACACGAGCTTCTTGAATCCGCTTCGCTGCAAGCTTCGGGAAATATCGGTCAGCATGGCCATAAGCGTCGTCGCAGACAGCGAGATCGTGCCGTAATGACCAAGATGCTCCGTGCTCTTGCCGTATGAGAGGGGAGGCAGGAGCCATATTTCTTCGCCGTCCGGAATTTCCTCGAAGGCATGCGTGATGAACCCTTCCCCAATCAGCGTATCCGTGTATACCGGCAAATGAGGCCCATGCTGCTCCACGGCGCCGACCGGCAGCACGACGACGGCCCGGTCTTTCGGAATCCGTTCGACTTCCAGCTTGCTTAAACGAGGCAAAAAGTGACGATCCCATGCTTTTCCCGAATAACGAGTAACCATACTCTCAACTCCTCTATGAAAATGTTGGATTATCCTCCGTCCGCGACGACGGGCAGCTCCAGGTACGAAACCGCACCGCCGCTCTTCACCGCTACCGAAACGACGTTCAGCCGCTCCGGGCCGACGCGGTGAATATCCTCCGGCGGCACGCCGCCGGGATGACGGACGAACACCGGAAAGGCGCTGCCCGTCAGCTCCAGTCTAACGGAGAGGCCGGCATCGAACGCCATCGCCACAGGC carries:
- a CDS encoding ABC transporter permease, whose amino-acid sequence is MATEQTYPAAAQRVAPDAAKAMAPAVERKAKPAAPGKKNLFARIMLRIGPPMAVFIVFVGLWEGVVRAVGLEPYIVPKPSDIAMAVQEKWTNLLVSVSTTILEAIIGFLISTVLGILFAVLLALSKTVERSVYPYAIVLQTIPIVAIAPIIIIWFGAGFNSIVIIAFLIGFFPILSNTLIGLNSTDQNMKNLFYLYNANRLQTMWKLRLPAALPYIMAGLKISCSLSIIGAIVGEYIGGIGGGKGGLGYAITVAAARLQTDYLFACGLSASLLGIMFFLVVNQISKWMLSSWHESEMKN
- a CDS encoding ABC transporter ATP-binding protein, coding for MLSAGAEIVRPLVELNNVGKVYPNGTVAVQNATLTVGEGEFLCFVGPSGCGKSTIFNMIAGLTAPTEGHMTVLGTTPKEARKHNEIAFVFQDHTLLPWSKLIDNVTLPLSLRGVPKKERIEEGERVLELVGLKDYTRVLPRQLSGGMKMRVSIARALISRPKLLLMDEPFGALDEITRQTLQNELLGIWEREKSMTVLFITHNVFEAVYLSSRVVVMTPRPGKIDEIIPVRAPFPRGEDFRSKHEFSEYVGTVSAALKH
- a CDS encoding ABC transporter substrate-binding protein, yielding MKTKKSWKTASLIVVLLLLSAAALAGCGTKSNEANGEAEGGTNESGGGTEKKEPVKVTQVTNWFAQPEHGGNYAALEKGYYKDAGLDMTIQSGGPGVSATQLVASGKAEFGMGSSDEVLLAREQGLPLVAIFGTFQKSPQALLYHADQPIEGMEDLNGRKVYVGSGSPFWEYFKKAYKLDDVTQVKYSGDLSLFLNDKTAVTQSYITSEPYVVKQKGIETKYLLNADFGFSPYGNLIYTTESFLKEHPEVVKAFVEATAKGWEDFKLNWRDIIPALSKANPDNPVDVMEYGAEALQPLVYEGDAAEHGVGYMSTERWEEMNKTLLDLGLLKASQDVSKAFTTEFLPTK
- a CDS encoding amidohydrolase family protein, whose translation is MEIQLINASLPLEDESRLYAMHAQGGRWTSVAVQDEDVCTANAVRLSDIEGLPETGRPIDLEGRMVLPGFVDAHMHLDKATSIAAVGNRSGTLREAIDNYGAKVAGFTKAEIKQRIVSTALMALSRGTTHIRTHLDFHLNQGREIAFRTMEAALEAREELKGRISLQLIPMCSFERMGAAGVEAAEELLKLGMDGLGGAPHLGSDPKTEISRIFALASRYGVPVDFHADESDDPARRTVVPIAHRTIEYEYGGRATAGHLCSLASMPPGEAGEIIGLMAEARLAAVTLPAVNLYLQGREDCGPIRRGVTRVKELLAAGVPVAVASDNIQDPFHPFGRADLVQIATIASYAAHMGGADELRALLRMITEVPAAIMQLEDYGIREGLPASFVIVDARSVQRLFIEESPSRWVVSNGRWVSAAVRREWSAAAPAVGSAEMPR
- a CDS encoding FAD-binding oxidoreductase, with amino-acid sequence MAVEWAKEMSELVGERFITEKRVKEKLSKDYYWYSPVLEAKLKEKVAEGIVAAASEEEVAAVLSFAYRNRIPVTVRGAGTGNYGQAVPLSGGIVLDVSGLDAIREIGNGYARVQCGVKMGLIEKEARKHGQELRIYPSTYMVATVGGFVSGGSGGIGSITWGNLWDGNVLEATVYTLEEQPRKLVVSGGELLDYIHSYGTTGVLTELVIPLAPAKEWQQNVVHFDTLEEATLFAERLSKDESVGKRLVSVMEWPIPQFFKPLIKVLEPGAAAVLLEIEESASPALQEVAQQAGGRCGHRIEASSYKKSISLSDFTWNHTTLWAIKTDPTLTYLQAGLSATGFMQQLDRIKTRFGSEVLIHQEWMKARGTIAPAILPIIRYTTEERLNEIIGYFESIGVPVSNPHTWVLDDGGRGEIDGMRLRKRSNDPRQLLNPGKIVVSDADAS
- a CDS encoding creatininase family protein — its product is MVTRYSGKAWDRHFLPRLSKLEVERIPKDRAVVVLPVGAVEQHGPHLPVYTDTLIGEGFITHAFEEIPDGEEIWLLPPLSYGKSTEHLGHYGTISLSATTLMAMLTDISRSLQRSGFKKLVLVNTHGGNTDLLGMMAREIRIDTGLAVFRLDPGFGYADDSFDEEELMTGIHGGAVETSLILAAREHWVHMELATEERPNFPESDFLQFKRRAFAWVIDDISASGISGNAKLASAESGRTMFRKGGKLLAEGLMAIMRFNMEDVKNGAAVNV